Genomic DNA from Coffea arabica cultivar ET-39 chromosome 7e, Coffea Arabica ET-39 HiFi, whole genome shotgun sequence:
AAGTTTGTTCCTTTATCGAGCATGTTGATAGTGGTGATACTTTGGCATTCTCCACTGAGGCCTATCAAAGGATCTTAAATATGGCAGAAGAACTAAGTAGTCAAGGATTAAGGCTTCTGGCTGTAGCAGTCAAAAGGCTTCAGATGGTGTGTGCATAACTCTTTTCATTGGTTCTGATATCTGTGCTTCTTGTTTGTTTTCATTCGATAAACTCCTCTGATTCTTCCCAGTCTATCATTCATAGATAGTTTACacttttatgcaatttttttatTGCTTCTTACTGATTTGTCATTGGCATGGaggaaagtagttaactttTCTTCACTTAATCTAAGAACAGCACGCAAGCTTCGATCATGCGTTGTTTCTTACGCAATTTGCCTTGCCTTCAGCACAAAGTCTCTTCTTTACTCAAGTATATGGAAATTCAGACATGAAAACTTATCCACATTTGTGAAATTCTATTTTGTTGACCACTATTCTGGTTCAAAagtagctctctctctctctctctctctctctctgttcaGGAGATAGGATCCAATTACAGTTAAATGTTTGTGTTTCTGGTGTGCAACATTTGGTACGATGTTTGAATAAAATAGACCATGCATATATGACTGTACCTTACAGTTTTGTACCAAATAATGCTAATCAGTGAAATGCTAGATATTGGTCTAATATCGCTCATAAAACTACAAGCAAGATCAAAGTTTTGGTTTAAATATATAAAGCATTAACTGCACGAATTACGTTTGATATTTTAGTCAACCTTGTATCTACTTCCAACAGCTATTGTCTTTCTTTCAGATAACAGATAGCAGAAGCATGGTTTATGATGAACACATCGAATCTGACATGGTTTTCTTAGGCCTCATAACTTTTTTTGACCCACCAAAGGATTCAGCAAAGCAAGCTTTGTGGAACCTAGCTGAAAAGGGAGTAAAAGCAAAGGTATTAACAGGGGATGCGCTATCCCTCGCAATAAGGGTTTGCAAAGAAGTTGGGATTAGAACCACTCATGTTACTACAGGCCCTGAACTTGAGTTACTTGACAATGACTCTTTCCATGAGAATGTGAAAAGAGCAACAGTTTTGGCTAAGCTCACCCCAACTCAGAAACTTCGAGTGGTGCAATCTTTGCAGACAGGGGGCAACCATATTGTAGGGTTCCTGGGAGATGGAGTAAATGACTCGCTTGCATTGGATGCCGCCAACGTCGGTATCTCTGTTGATTCAGGCGCATCAATTGCAAAGGAATCTTCTGATATTATCTTACTTGAAAAGGATCTTAATGTTCTGGTGGCTGGTGTGGAGCAAGGTCGGCTTACATTTGGGAACACAATGAAGTACGTCAGAATATCAGTAATTGCCAATCTGGGAAGTATTgtttcaattctcattgcaaccatattttttgggtttgaaccaTTGACACCAAACCAACTACTTGTGCAGAGCTTCTTATATAGTTTGGGCCAAATTGTAATCCCATGGGACAATATAGAAGACGATTATGTCAAGATTCCACAAAGATGGTCTCTCAGAGGCTTAACCATGTTTACATTGTGGAATGGTCCTGTTTGTTCTATATGTGATTTAGTAGCTCTCCTGTTCCTTTGGTTTTATTATAAGAAGAAATCATCTGTAGCAAACAATTTCATCCATTCTGCTTTGTTCGTTGAAGGACTTCTAATGCAGACCTTAATCATCCACTTGATTCGGACAGACAAGATTCCGTTCATCCAAGAGGTGGCTTCCTGGCCTGTTATATGTTCCACAGTTCTGATTTCTGCAGTAGGCATTGCAATTCCTTACACACCTCTGGGAACAGTACTTGGACTGGTTTCACTACCACTATCATACTTTGGCTTCCTAGTTGTTCTCTTTTTAGGATATTTTATTTTCGGACAAATTGTTAAGCGAGCTTATATTATGGTGTACGAGAAGTGGCTTTAGACAGCAGATTCAGCCAAACAGGCGGTATTCTAACATCACAAATAGTTGAAAGAAACTTAAAAGCATGCATTTTCATTTTGTATTCCAGTGtattacaaaatttagctaCAATGTTGTAACAAGACTATTCCCCTTGTTGATGGGGGTTTTGGAACATTCTTTTTCCAGCATCAccttcaaataataaaaaaacattAGAGTGTGATGCTTGTGCCTGAGCAGAACAGGCAAAGAATAAGCTACTTTCAGATTTTGTCACTGATTTTTGTGCCATAACAGAAGTTTTAACACCATCTCTCACAACAAATGATGTTGAAAGAAGCAGCAGCACACCAATACAAGCAACAGGATTATGTTTGAAATTTGCCTGCTTGACGTACAACCTGCAAAAGTAATGTTTTATGATGTAGGCAGACAATTTGAATGAACATAGAAAAACCAGTTTAGCTGACGCATTTGATAGCATCAACTTCACTCATTTAAGGATTTGTTCAATACGGAACGGGCAATGCCTAGTACTATGTGCATCCCCAATACCGAAACCGAGTCAGATGGTAGTGACTTTGAGACACTAATGAATAAATTTCATAAAATTGTTGCAGTTTGATCAAATCCTAGAAGAGATAAATAATACGTGGAGATCTTACCCAGCTGTAGTTGAAGATAGTTGTTGCGGATGTTCCACTCAAAATCCCAGTGCATCCTGTCATTTTTGAGTGTCCAATAAGCCCACCCAAAGGAAGCTGCATTATACACCTCTAACTGGGCTGtgccaaaattttgataatctGTTTGGGTTCCAGTGGTCTGATTCCACTCATTCACCCACTCACCTAAAATCAGTTTATTACTGAGTGTCATGATTCTGCATCTTAAACTCCTAACAAGGTTCAGTTATAATAGTTAAGCTGATTGATACTGGTTCTTGTTACAACTACTCAAAAAATGTTCAAGTTAATAAAGTTATCAACTCTTGCTAAGCTAAAACACTCATTTCTTATAAGGTACTACAAATTGAGAGTCTAGACCAATTGCAATAGGCTATTCCAAAGAAAAAAGTGGACAAGCCGGTATAGTTGCTTACCTACAAAAACAAGTGGACCATTGGCACTGTTTAGAGCTTGTATTTGGGATTCTCTGCTCTTGTATATGAATTCAATATTGGCCAGTGTACTCATGTTAGAAAAGGATGGGTCAAACATATTGTAGTAGTGCAAATCAACTACTGTGTTTATTGAGCCTAAGTTAGCTTGATAGAGTTCAAATGGATCTGCATCTCCAATTCTCTGGCAGAATATCACATACGCACTGGACGAGTATTTACGAACAATCTGATATCCCTGCTCGTAAAATGAAACAAGGACATCCAATGGAACTGTGGCAGCCCATGGCTCATTTAGAAGTTCAATTCCCAGCAAGGAAGGATGCTGGGCATATCTGCAGGCATCAAAGTTAATTACTTTACTATTTCCTTGTATTGTTTTAGataaagtaataaatcaaatgTACAAACACAAAGCTAGATGGATGAGGTAGACAGCAAAGTATAAATTTGCGCAACCATCAAATTGTCATCAGACAGAAATAAGCTCTACATGTTGAACGGAAGTGGTTGGCCAATGAAGAGAGTTAGAGACATGAGAAAAAAATTACTGTCTATCTCTAATCATACGCTCTTAATCTTCTGTAATAGAAATATTTAACAGAAATCTAGAGTTTACTTGCTCCAtggaccaattttgaacaagcAAGCATTCCATGGAGAGGGAGGTGAAGTAAGACCGAACTAAATTTGTACAATCATCAATCTATTAGGACATAAGATGTACGAGTAACAATAACATGTAGACTCTAGTTTTGGTTTCAACTCTGTTAAAAACAACTATGAACTGCAAAGTGAATTAATTCTACCAATTGATAACTGAAGGAGGAAACAAGAAGCTGTATGTGGCCTGAGCTTACCTGGAAGCGAGGAATTCAATGACATCCAATGTTTGTAAGATGAAATCTGGAGACGACCACCCTGTTGTACCATCCCTACTGGCACTATGTTCCATTCCATTTTGTGAGCCTGGAGCGGCATGAAGGTCTATTATGCACTTTATGCTGTAGGCTCTGTCAGAAAAAGGATTTTGGTTGTATGAAAATGGTAAATCTGAATGTGCCTATATATtgaaacaaaaagggaaaacaTACGACGTACAGAGCCCATGAAAATGCATTATCGAGAGCTTCCAAGCTGCCATCAATGAAAGGAGCTGGAGGATTGGGATCAAAAGCTATCCACCAACCAACTGGTATTCTAACAGTATTTATCCCATTTCTGTACAGAAAGTCAAAATCTTCGATGGTGATGAATGTGTTTCTGTGCTTCTGGAATGACCATTTCATGTAAGATCAGAAAAGGGGAAGTCTTTGACCAGAAAATATTTGTTCCATTAATAGCATTGGCGCTCTTAATGAAGCACTTTGAATACAGGATATATGGACAATCAAATAAGTAATAAAGCAAATAAGAAGAGGAAGACAAACTTGTTGTAGGACACCGTGTTCCCATCCATTCCTGAATTAGATTTCAGAATGTCATGCAAGTGCCTCCTATATAATAATGACATTGTAATACCAAAGACAGTTTTATGTGCTATTCACCATAAGAAGTGGGAATTGCGAAGTACGTCAGAATATGTGCAAACATTTTCTGCAGATGAAGGATTTAATGCAGTTTCACCTCTTTAAGACAAAAATATTCATTTATGGAGATCATCCCATAATTTGACATCTTGCACCAATCAAGACAACATAACTAAAGGCGACAGAAAAAAGATTTATATAACACATAGGATCTCTAACTGATGATGGTTTCCTTATCAAACCAGGAAAAAGATTGTTACCTTAAGAACCTCTTTTCCCTTATTGTACCCATATCCATTAGCAAGCTGGTAATCACCATGCAGGTTATTTGCTGTTATGGTCATCTCGAATGTGGCAGCATTATCATCCCAACCAGGTGTTCCAGGATAGTCTGCTGTGAGCTGGTTCGAGTTTGAAGCCTAAACAAATGTAGCACAAAACTCTCACACTTTCCCTGTTATATTCACTCACTAATACAGAGCTATTTGATCACTGAAATAGACTGAAAACTCTATTTGTCAGTATTGGTGATTCACCAGTAACATTTCTgaagaacaaagaaagaaacaacaacttgtatagaacataaaaagaaataaagcaagaaCTCGAAAATGCCAATCTCCTTGGTCAAAATGTTGGTACCATCCTAAGATGCTCTATATGGTGTTAAATCATTTGAATACTTTTCTCCAAGCATGGAAAACAGAGCAAATACAAACTTATATAGCTATCTTGACCATCTTTATCACTTTCCTCAggttaatgatttccaaaattgTTTCCTATAGTCATAATTGAATCATCATCTCTAGTAGTTATTGCCAAAACTTCTACACAAAATcttcttttgtttactttttgcCCAAAATTAAACAATTAACAACAAAATTTGAATGATTACGAAAGTCAAGTACTATGGTTCAAGATGGAAAACAAGCTTTGCATTGGAAATATTAATCCGTCTAAATCAGTAATTAAAAACATTTGACAACCAAATGGCCGATTTTGGATAGAgaagtttaagaaaaaaaaaaaaagaacctggAGATAAGTTCCACTTTTAAGTTTAATGTGAATCCTATTCTCCTTGTTTCTCTCAAGGTAAAAGGTTTCTGTAGCAGAAGCTGATTCTGCACTGGCAGTCACCACACTTCCACTGCCATTGCAAGTCAGAAATTGGCCTTGAGAAGTACGAAACTGAAAGATTGATTCAGAGACTCTCCATAACTGCTCAGAAAGAAATCATCTTGTCAAATAATCAGAAATTTGCAAATCCAGATTTTTATGGCATATCAGAACTTTATTGTTTGGGGTACATAAAAACTGCACATTAAGCAGAAGCATCACTACTGCAAGTTTCGTACTGGACGAGTAAGAAAAAGCCACTTTGTTTAGTAACTGGTATAAAATAATTCACTGCCTCATGATCTCAGAGGAAAGACGTTTGCAAATGGATATGGAAGGAGACGCAgaaaagtaaaatttcctgAGCATGACTATAAATGTGATCAACCTAACTATGAAAAATGTATTCCTGCTGCTAAAGAAAACACAATTCAGACAGGGAAAAACCTTTAAAGCAATAATGCAAATGGGATTTATCAAATTACTAAAATACCAACTGGGAAACTTCATAAACTCTCAAACTTGGTTACAATGAAATCAATCAGCTTATTGAGGGGGATAATTTCAAGAAGACAGGAAATCAAGCTTCAAAAAACTAAATTAGTCCTCTCACCCTGAAAGTTTCCCATGATAAAGGAGTATCTCTATCAACTGTAACATTCATCCCACCTCCATTATCAGCTGAGACATACTTCTGCAACATCACGGACTTTAATTGCACCTCTGTTCCATCCTACATTGCAATCAACACATACTAAATTAGTAATTCCAATAAAGAAACTAACTACAAACACAGTGAGAGTAATAAataaaccaaatatcaaacagaATAACTTACAAGCATTTCTCCATTGGGAATTCCGTCAAAAAGAGAAGGCTTTATCCACCCTTCTATTACTAACCAACCACCCAAGTTCACTCCTCTTACTTTTGAATCTTCATGCAGTCCCTCCACTTGATTTACAAAATTATTACAAAATTAAcaacgaaaaaaaagaaaaccatcCACTAAGTTGTTGAAATTGTATAATTTCTACAATTCATCTACATAAAATTCTCAAAACGAAATTGTTAAAGCACGGCAAACCTGAGCATGCAACGCAGAAAAGCAGccaacaagaaagaagaaatgcaaTGGCTCTTTTGCAGAAAGCAAGTCCCATGAAAATGCGGCAAGAATCAGACACTATCGTCGAAGATTTTCGAAGAATCCATCTTCAGCAGAAAGCGTGTAGAAgccaaataaagagaaaaagagaaaagattaCTTTTGAAGAAGGTGGAGAATCTCAACAATACCTTCCTTATCACTCAATTAATTCCATAACTTAGTTTGCAGACAACcataaaatgataaaagactAGGATCTAACTTGGGTTTTCAATATTTAATTGCATTATTAAGAACTTTCCGAACAATCCTTTGATCAGACGGGACAAGAAAAGAACACATTTACATTCTCCAGTCAGAGAAAGAAATGTAGAAATAGAACTGGAAGAGAAGTGTGAATATGTAACGAGGCAAAGGGATAGAGAACAGGCGAAAAGGGAGAATAAAAAAGGTGGTAACTTTGCTTGAAGATTTGGCTTTTGTTTCgaaatctcttgattcttgaTTGGCTTAGAAACAAGAGGTTACTAAGTAGCAAAAAAATTGTTCAGAAAGCAAGCAATTTTTTCTGCTAACAATTTTTGACCTTTTTCTGTGGGTTTACTATAGCTGGCGAGTACTGGTATAACAGAGTTGGGAAAAGCCAAAAGGGATACATCTGTGTAGCTTGTATTCCTCATTCAGCAACTTCAAATATCACTGCATGGCTTCCACTCTGCTTTGTGCTCGAGCTCTAAAGACTAAAGAGTGATAGATTCTACTATTTTTCAATTGAGAATGACTTCGCCAACTTGCAAATAAAAATGTGCTCCTGCCCTGCACCCAccgttttctcttttttttttctaattttttt
This window encodes:
- the LOC113702413 gene encoding probable glucan 1,3-beta-glucosidase A isoform X1, yielding MGLAFCKRAIAFLLSCWLLFCVACSVEGLHEDSKVRGVNLGGWLVIEGWIKPSLFDGIPNGEMLDGTEVQLKSVMLQKYVSADNGGGMNVTVDRDTPLSWETFRLWRVSESIFQFRTSQGQFLTCNGSGSVVTASAESASATETFYLERNKENRIHIKLKSGTYLQASNSNQLTADYPGTPGWDDNAATFEMTITANNLHGDYQLANGYGYNKGKEVLKKHRNTFITIEDFDFLYRNGINTVRIPVGWWIAFDPNPPAPFIDGSLEALDNAFSWALAYSIKCIIDLHAAPGSQNGMEHSASRDGTTGWSSPDFILQTLDVIEFLASRYAQHPSLLGIELLNEPWAATVPLDVLVSFYEQGYQIVRKYSSSAYVIFCQRIGDADPFELYQANLGSINTVVDLHYYNMFDPSFSNMSTLANIEFIYKSRESQIQALNSANGPLVFVGEWVNEWNQTTGTQTDYQNFGTAQLEVYNAASFGWAYWTLKNDRMHWDFEWNIRNNYLQLQLGCTSSRQISNIILLLVLVCCCFFQHHLL
- the LOC113702413 gene encoding probable glucan 1,3-beta-glucosidase A isoform X2, with the protein product MGLAFCKRAIAFLLSCWLLFCVACSVEGLHEDSKVRGVNLGGWLVIEGWIKPSLFDGIPNGEMLDGTEVQLKSVMLQKYVSADNGGGMNVTVDRDTPLSWETFRASNSNQLTADYPGTPGWDDNAATFEMTITANNLHGDYQLANGYGYNKGKEVLKKHRNTFITIEDFDFLYRNGINTVRIPVGWWIAFDPNPPAPFIDGSLEALDNAFSWALAYSIKCIIDLHAAPGSQNGMEHSASRDGTTGWSSPDFILQTLDVIEFLASRYAQHPSLLGIELLNEPWAATVPLDVLVSFYEQGYQIVRKYSSSAYVIFCQRIGDADPFELYQANLGSINTVVDLHYYNMFDPSFSNMSTLANIEFIYKSRESQIQALNSANGPLVFVGEWVNEWNQTTGTQTDYQNFGTAQLEVYNAASFGWAYWTLKNDRMHWDFEWNIRNNYLQLQLGCTSSRQISNIILLLVLVCCCFFQHHLL